The following coding sequences are from one Halorubrum sp. BOL3-1 window:
- a CDS encoding amidohydrolase family protein gives METITGTVLAGTSLEPVRGRVVVEGGRIAAVEETDTESTDIVIPAFVNAHTHLGDSVAKEAAVGLSLDEAVAPPDSLKHRRLAAADRAELVSAMRRTLRFMRRTGTVSCLDFRESGLDGARALRDAAADADVDPFVFGSGDASVLDVADGYGASGANDDEFAAERAACEERDRPFAIHAGEPDATDIHPALDLEPDLLVHMVHAERDHLERVADESVPVAVCPRANAVLDVGTPPVPELLDHTTVALGTDNVMLNPPSMFREMASAAKRFDVSAREVLRMATAAGAEVADLDCGVIAPGRRAALVVLDGDSDNLSGSVDPVRAVVRRATPLDVERVVV, from the coding sequence ATGGAGACGATCACTGGAACCGTCCTCGCCGGGACCTCCCTCGAACCCGTCCGGGGGCGCGTCGTCGTCGAGGGCGGTCGGATCGCGGCCGTCGAGGAGACCGACACCGAATCGACGGACATCGTGATACCGGCGTTCGTCAACGCGCACACCCACCTCGGGGACTCCGTGGCGAAGGAGGCGGCCGTCGGTCTCTCGCTCGACGAGGCGGTCGCGCCGCCGGACAGCCTGAAACACCGGCGACTCGCGGCCGCCGACCGCGCGGAGCTCGTGTCGGCGATGCGGCGGACGCTCCGGTTCATGCGCCGGACCGGGACCGTTTCGTGTCTTGACTTCCGCGAGTCCGGACTCGACGGGGCGCGAGCGCTCCGCGATGCGGCGGCGGACGCCGATGTCGACCCGTTCGTCTTCGGAAGCGGCGACGCGTCCGTGCTGGACGTTGCCGACGGCTACGGTGCCTCCGGGGCGAACGACGACGAGTTCGCCGCGGAGCGCGCCGCCTGCGAGGAGCGCGACCGTCCCTTCGCGATCCACGCCGGCGAGCCGGACGCGACCGACATCCACCCGGCGCTCGACTTGGAGCCGGACCTCCTCGTTCACATGGTCCACGCCGAGCGGGACCACCTCGAACGGGTCGCGGACGAGTCCGTCCCGGTCGCAGTGTGTCCGCGCGCGAACGCCGTCCTCGACGTCGGTACGCCGCCGGTGCCCGAACTGCTCGACCACACGACGGTCGCGCTCGGGACGGACAACGTCATGTTGAACCCGCCGTCGATGTTTCGAGAGATGGCGTCCGCGGCGAAGCGGTTCGACGTGAGCGCGCGCGAGGTGCTGCGGATGGCCACCGCCGCCGGGGCCGAAGTCGCGGACCTCGACTGCGGCGTCATCGCTCCCGGTCGGCGGGCGGCGCTCGTCGTCCTCGACGGCGACTCGGACAACCTGAGCGGCTCGGTCGATCCGGTCCGCGCGGTCGTCCGGCGCGCGACCCCGCTCGATGTCGAACGCGTCGTGGTCTGA
- a CDS encoding Lrp/AsnC family transcriptional regulator, producing MDNGAIDDVDRAILYALQADARNTSSGDIAERTGTSDSTVRKRIGRLESDDVIKGYSASVDYQRSGYPLRMLLYCTASIPERGERIPEILDIDGVVSVQELVTGEENLLVTVVGESDSDITPVAQELLDMGVTVADEVLVRTHETTPFGRFEAGRDDEADG from the coding sequence ATGGACAACGGAGCGATCGACGACGTCGACAGGGCGATCCTGTACGCGCTACAGGCGGACGCCCGGAACACGTCGTCCGGGGACATCGCGGAGCGGACCGGGACCTCGGACAGCACCGTCCGTAAGCGCATCGGGCGCCTCGAATCCGACGACGTGATCAAGGGGTACAGCGCCAGCGTCGACTACCAGCGGTCGGGGTATCCGCTCCGGATGCTGCTCTACTGTACCGCGTCGATACCCGAGCGCGGCGAGCGCATCCCGGAGATCCTCGACATCGACGGCGTCGTGTCGGTCCAGGAGCTGGTCACCGGCGAGGAGAACCTCCTCGTGACGGTCGTCGGAGAGTCGGACAGCGACATCACGCCCGTGGCGCAGGAGCTCCTCGACATGGGCGTCACCGTCGCCGACGAGGTCCTCGTGCGGACCCACGAGACGACCCCCTTCGGCAGGTTCGAGGCCGGGCGGGACGACGAGGCGGACGGCTGA
- a CDS encoding thioesterase family protein: protein MRTYTADIDVRFRDIDAMGHVNNAVYATYIEQARTRYFRDVLDMDLSESSTVLASISIDFRRPIELSDGEVTVTVELADLGRSSATMTHEVRVGDAVAAEAEATLVSLDPDTGEPAPIPEEHRAGMESYHDI from the coding sequence ATGAGGACCTACACCGCGGACATCGACGTGCGATTCCGCGACATCGACGCGATGGGCCACGTCAACAACGCCGTCTACGCGACCTACATCGAACAGGCGCGGACGCGGTACTTCCGTGATGTCCTCGACATGGACCTCTCCGAGTCGTCGACCGTGTTGGCCTCGATCTCGATCGACTTCCGCCGCCCGATCGAACTCTCCGACGGCGAGGTCACCGTCACCGTCGAACTGGCCGACCTCGGCCGGTCGAGCGCGACGATGACCCACGAGGTCCGGGTCGGGGACGCCGTCGCCGCGGAGGCCGAGGCGACGCTCGTCTCGCTCGACCCCGACACCGGCGAGCCGGCGCCGATCCCGGAGGAGCACCGGGCCGGGATGGAGTCGTACCACGACATCTAA
- a CDS encoding glutaredoxin — MSVRLYALDGCPFCGTAAEALDDASVEYETEWVGALHSERNEVKRVSGQRGVPVLVDDDRGVTMAESTNIVEYVERTLA, encoded by the coding sequence ATGAGCGTTCGACTGTACGCCCTCGACGGCTGTCCGTTCTGCGGGACGGCCGCCGAGGCGTTAGACGACGCGAGCGTCGAGTACGAGACGGAGTGGGTCGGGGCGCTCCACTCCGAGCGCAACGAGGTCAAGCGGGTCAGCGGCCAGCGCGGCGTGCCGGTCCTCGTCGACGACGACCGGGGCGTGACGATGGCCGAGAGCACGAACATCGTCGAGTACGTCGAGCGAACGCTCGCGTGA
- a CDS encoding cob(I)yrinic acid a,c-diamide adenosyltransferase, with protein sequence MTIYTGRGDEGETDLRDMSRVSKSSRRIEAYGSVDEVNALLGTIRPTGRDDVDELLQTVQNHLHVVQADLANPDPDPEDPQVESGHVELLEDRIDGFDEELEPLTSFILPGGGEAGAALHHARAVARRAERRVVDLARSEQINEVVVTYLNRLSDLLFTLGRVANARDGEPEEAPSY encoded by the coding sequence ATGACCATCTACACCGGCCGCGGCGACGAGGGCGAGACCGACCTCCGGGACATGAGCCGGGTGTCGAAGTCAAGCCGCCGAATCGAGGCGTACGGCTCCGTCGACGAGGTGAACGCGCTGCTCGGGACGATTCGTCCCACCGGACGCGACGATGTCGACGAACTGCTGCAGACGGTCCAGAACCACCTCCACGTCGTCCAAGCGGACCTCGCGAACCCCGACCCGGACCCGGAGGACCCGCAGGTCGAAAGCGGGCACGTCGAGCTGCTGGAGGATCGGATCGACGGCTTCGACGAGGAGCTGGAGCCGCTGACATCGTTCATCCTCCCGGGCGGCGGCGAGGCGGGGGCTGCGCTCCACCACGCGCGCGCCGTGGCGCGGCGGGCGGAGCGCCGCGTCGTCGACCTCGCGCGCTCGGAGCAGATAAACGAGGTCGTCGTCACCTACCTCAACCGGCTCTCCGACCTTCTTTTCACCCTCGGCCGCGTCGCGAACGCGCGCGACGGGGAGCCGGAAGAGGCGCCGTCGTACTGA
- a CDS encoding cupin domain-containing protein, translating into MTLDSYAATVSGLDPSPGEVETAEVVVSDDVLVKAFVLGPDAAVDPHEHADATNVFHVLEGEPTVIRDGDEETLAAPAVVENERGAVHGVRNDTNDRAVLTASLAPLR; encoded by the coding sequence ATGACGCTCGACAGCTACGCGGCGACGGTCTCCGGTCTCGACCCGAGTCCCGGTGAGGTCGAGACGGCGGAAGTCGTCGTCAGCGACGACGTGCTCGTGAAGGCGTTCGTCCTCGGCCCGGACGCGGCCGTCGACCCCCACGAACACGCCGACGCCACGAACGTGTTCCACGTGTTGGAGGGCGAACCGACCGTTATCCGCGACGGTGACGAGGAGACGCTCGCGGCCCCGGCGGTGGTGGAAAACGAGCGCGGCGCGGTCCACGGCGTCCGCAACGACACGAACGACCGGGCCGTGCTCACGGCCAGCCTCGCCCCGCTCCGCTGA
- a CDS encoding rhodanese-like domain-containing protein, protein MDGEIDPEELSALLSERADGPVDETLRVVDIRDRRAFDRGHLPDSECIPFPELTSRIAELEGADRIVTVCPHGVASRQAAQLVGSYEGTQEARVESLRGGVEAWEQAIGELTATDPSDDEADAEGADEGPESPF, encoded by the coding sequence ATGGACGGCGAGATCGATCCCGAAGAGCTGTCAGCGCTGCTGTCCGAGCGCGCCGACGGCCCCGTCGACGAGACGCTCCGCGTCGTCGACATCCGCGACCGGCGGGCGTTCGACCGCGGGCACCTCCCCGACAGCGAGTGTATCCCGTTCCCCGAGCTGACGAGCCGGATCGCGGAGCTCGAAGGCGCCGACCGGATCGTCACCGTCTGTCCGCACGGCGTCGCCAGCCGGCAGGCGGCCCAGCTGGTCGGCAGCTACGAGGGAACACAGGAAGCGCGCGTCGAGAGTCTCCGCGGCGGCGTCGAGGCGTGGGAGCAGGCGATCGGCGAACTGACGGCGACTGACCCGTCGGACGACGAAGCCGACGCCGAGGGCGCCGACGAGGGTCCCGAATCGCCGTTCTGA
- a CDS encoding Vms1/Ankzf1 family peptidyl-tRNA hydrolase, with protein sequence MIDRLLGRAELKERIEELAEEKRHLERRAEAEEERRSDAVADRQRAEKRVNELEHRIESLEERLDRAEGTEESVEFRRVSDLQGARVADALDRFRAVESDDPEGLLTAFVPDGDSVPATVSGWFGDRTALVRRAAPAVVIADDTGAVSAALTPPVEPAPFDRWNDRFRLDDAWFRPTGGFAFALVRSDVFALGTYEGAERVDFEGFTSDVKEAHSKGGFSQGRFERRREGQIDDHLDRANEALAGVADADDVDRVIAVGERSVLGRVRDRADRTDVSDATGEPEAALDDAFRDFWGVRLHAL encoded by the coding sequence ATGATCGACAGGCTGCTCGGGCGCGCCGAGCTGAAAGAGCGCATCGAGGAGTTAGCGGAGGAGAAGCGCCACCTCGAACGCCGCGCCGAGGCCGAGGAGGAGCGCCGCTCCGACGCGGTCGCGGACCGCCAGCGCGCCGAGAAGCGCGTCAACGAACTCGAACACCGGATCGAGTCGTTAGAGGAGCGCCTCGACCGCGCCGAGGGGACCGAGGAGTCGGTCGAGTTCCGGCGCGTGAGCGACCTCCAAGGGGCACGCGTCGCGGACGCGCTCGACCGCTTCCGCGCCGTCGAGAGCGACGACCCCGAGGGGCTGCTCACCGCGTTCGTCCCCGACGGCGACTCGGTGCCGGCGACCGTCTCCGGCTGGTTCGGCGACCGCACGGCGCTCGTCCGGCGAGCGGCTCCCGCGGTCGTCATCGCCGACGACACCGGCGCGGTGAGCGCGGCGTTGACGCCGCCCGTCGAGCCGGCGCCGTTCGACCGCTGGAACGACCGGTTCCGGCTCGACGACGCGTGGTTCCGCCCGACGGGCGGGTTCGCGTTCGCCTTGGTCCGGTCGGACGTGTTCGCGCTCGGTACCTACGAGGGCGCCGAGCGGGTCGACTTCGAGGGGTTCACCTCCGACGTGAAGGAGGCCCACTCGAAGGGCGGGTTCTCGCAGGGGCGCTTCGAGCGCCGCCGCGAGGGCCAGATCGACGACCACCTCGACCGGGCGAACGAAGCGCTCGCCGGGGTCGCGGACGCGGACGACGTCGACCGCGTGATCGCCGTGGGCGAGCGGAGCGTCTTGGGACGGGTGCGCGACCGCGCCGATCGCACCGACGTCTCGGACGCGACCGGCGAGCCGGAGGCGGCGCTCGACGACGCGTTCCGCGACTTCTGGGGGGTCCGCCTCCACGCGCTGTGA
- a CDS encoding DUF5802 family protein yields the protein MFERFSSGYYLGELYVEPHDGERAVIRRADHEHVNEQLYADGEGVERLDAPLVMKLDGGHIPVSGDDDVASGTLAIPREIADETLPDHKNVLLADADHAETLLRWEGWEPFVNA from the coding sequence ATGTTCGAGCGATTCTCAAGCGGCTACTACCTTGGGGAACTGTACGTGGAACCCCACGACGGCGAGCGCGCCGTCATCCGGCGGGCGGACCACGAACACGTCAACGAGCAGCTGTACGCGGACGGCGAGGGCGTCGAGCGGCTCGACGCCCCGCTCGTGATGAAGCTCGACGGCGGCCACATCCCGGTCAGCGGCGACGACGACGTGGCGAGCGGGACGCTCGCGATTCCCCGAGAGATAGCCGACGAGACGCTCCCGGATCACAAGAACGTCCTGCTGGCGGACGCGGACCACGCCGAGACGCTCCTGCGCTGGGAGGGGTGGGAGCCGTTCGTGAACGCGTGA
- a CDS encoding MarR family transcriptional regulator codes for MLDLAIARRQYLDRLADGPVRIRDLVDEFDHSRSTVNRAISALEEAGLVERGPDGCETTYAGRILLDTVDEARSVAETVETSNGVLDELPATPQNHRFFADADVVTIEEASPATVLARMIRVVEEADRLRGASLAANDERFVETLYRRVVVEGSLELSYVVTEPVAAHLADEMPELTRSIVDAGVEVVVVSELPFAWYLATVNGRTTAYLAIHDDRDNFLGYAANDDPDAVGWLTGMFDAQLERGTPLAAYYREVDETLLDR; via the coding sequence GTGCTTGACCTCGCGATCGCCCGGCGCCAGTACCTCGACCGACTCGCCGACGGACCGGTTCGGATCCGGGACCTCGTCGACGAGTTCGACCACTCGCGGTCGACCGTCAACCGGGCGATCAGCGCGCTCGAGGAGGCGGGTCTCGTCGAGCGGGGTCCGGACGGTTGCGAGACGACGTACGCCGGTCGGATCCTCCTCGACACCGTCGACGAGGCTCGGTCCGTCGCGGAGACCGTCGAGACGTCGAACGGGGTCCTCGACGAACTTCCGGCGACGCCGCAGAATCACCGCTTTTTCGCGGACGCCGACGTAGTGACGATCGAGGAGGCGTCGCCGGCGACGGTGCTTGCGCGGATGATCCGGGTCGTCGAGGAGGCCGACCGGCTCCGGGGCGCGTCGCTCGCCGCCAACGACGAGCGGTTCGTCGAGACCCTGTACCGTCGCGTCGTCGTCGAGGGGTCGCTGGAGCTGTCGTACGTCGTGACCGAACCGGTCGCGGCGCACTTGGCGGACGAGATGCCCGAACTGACGCGATCCATTGTCGACGCCGGCGTCGAGGTGGTCGTCGTCTCGGAACTCCCGTTCGCGTGGTACCTCGCCACCGTCAACGGACGGACGACCGCGTATCTAGCGATCCACGACGACAGGGACAATTTTCTCGGGTACGCCGCCAACGACGACCCGGACGCAGTCGGATGGCTGACCGGAATGTTCGACGCGCAATTGGAACGCGGGACGCCGCTAGCGGCGTACTATCGGGAGGTCGACGAGACACTGCTCGACCGGTAG